In a genomic window of Acidilobus saccharovorans 345-15:
- a CDS encoding tyrosine-type recombinase/integrase produces the protein MPARRIQQPQPEVLSKSVADAVESFLSALEASGASKLTLKSYRAALQSFASHVGPSRPVSQLSQADYLSWLSEMRSKGPVGPRGGRWSSTVHYYTIFVRRFLQWLGISGLPAEPQRRSEFSGALSWKEVEAMMSKARDLYDLLILSLMAESGLRAREVVNLTWGDIDLAKGEARVRGKYGKERLVVLGQVARSVLSVLPPGGPNERVVKLSYQAIYDRVKSLARRAGIDVSKVRPHVLRHTFATEALRRGMSLPVLQRLLGHSDIRITQVYLHLLDEDVRREYERAFMQPQQPYYMAPQYPGQAYMGYPLYPQGFYPGMTGQRT, from the coding sequence TTGCCTGCCAGAAGAATTCAGCAGCCTCAGCCAGAGGTTCTTTCGAAGAGCGTCGCTGACGCTGTTGAAAGCTTCCTTAGCGCGCTGGAGGCCTCCGGGGCCTCAAAGCTGACGCTAAAGTCCTATAGGGCAGCGCTGCAGTCCTTCGCGTCTCACGTGGGTCCTTCAAGGCCTGTCTCCCAGCTATCCCAGGCAGACTACCTTTCATGGCTTTCAGAGATGAGGTCCAAGGGCCCCGTGGGACCACGGGGAGGTAGGTGGAGTTCGACTGTTCACTACTACACAATCTTTGTCAGGAGGTTCCTCCAGTGGCTCGGCATCTCAGGCCTCCCGGCAGAGCCCCAACGTAGGTCTGAGTTCAGCGGGGCCCTGAGCTGGAAGGAGGTTGAGGCCATGATGTCTAAGGCCAGGGACCTCTACGACTTGCTCATACTTTCCCTGATGGCTGAGTCAGGGCTAAGGGCGAGGGAGGTGGTCAACTTGACGTGGGGCGACATAGACCTAGCCAAGGGCGAGGCCAGGGTTAGAGGAAAGTATGGCAAGGAGAGGCTTGTGGTGCTTGGCCAGGTGGCGAGGTCGGTGCTTTCAGTGCTGCCGCCAGGGGGGCCCAACGAGAGGGTGGTAAAGCTGAGCTATCAGGCCATATATGATAGGGTGAAGTCGCTTGCGAGGAGGGCTGGCATAGACGTCAGCAAGGTGAGGCCTCACGTGCTCAGGCACACGTTCGCGACCGAGGCGCTGAGGAGGGGGATGAGCCTTCCCGTGCTTCAGAGGCTGCTGGGCCACAGCGACATAAGGATCACACAGGTGTACCTTCACCTGCTGGACGAGGACGTCAGGAGGGAGTACGAGAGGGCATTCATGCAGCCCCAGCAGCCCTACTATATGGCGCCCCAGTACCCAGGGCAGGCTTACATGGGTTACCCGCTGTACCCTCAGGGCTTTTACCCAGGCATGACAGGGCAGAGGACCTGA
- a CDS encoding TFIIB-type zinc ribbon-containing protein: MLRCPYCGSERLAWSEETGHLVCQDCGAIIENLIDDRPPRFSEDAQRVVEGSPPRGPLEVALERASAKAVSRGKFIEVINGAIKFRSPATRHDAEASEALKVIDGFPELKSRTERVKVGLAVYATLKALGVSSSRALSEAARRSGASPKSIESAVRRHRAAFMMYEELVRERLLGPERK; this comes from the coding sequence ATGCTAAGGTGCCCTTACTGCGGCTCTGAGAGGCTTGCCTGGAGCGAGGAGACCGGACACCTGGTGTGTCAGGACTGCGGAGCGATAATAGAGAACTTAATAGACGACAGGCCTCCGCGGTTTAGCGAAGACGCGCAGAGGGTAGTTGAGGGCTCTCCCCCCAGGGGGCCGCTTGAGGTGGCCCTTGAGAGGGCCTCAGCTAAGGCTGTGAGCAGGGGCAAGTTCATTGAGGTTATAAACGGCGCTATAAAGTTTAGGTCGCCCGCCACCAGGCACGACGCTGAGGCCTCGGAGGCCCTCAAGGTAATAGATGGGTTCCCCGAGCTTAAGTCAAGAACTGAGAGGGTTAAGGTGGGCTTAGCCGTCTACGCTACCCTTAAGGCGCTCGGGGTGAGCTCCTCGAGGGCTCTGTCTGAGGCCGCCAGGAGGTCAGGGGCCTCGCCTAAGTCCATAGAAAGCGCTGTGAGGAGGCACAGGGCCGCCTTCATGATGTACGAGGAACTCGTGAGGGAGAGGCTCCTGGGCCCAGAGCGCAAATAA
- a CDS encoding 30S ribosomal protein S30e, translating to MPTHGSMTKAGKVRKATPKIEPKHKKNQPPRIKNKVEFVRRVLKAAQQTASSRAAS from the coding sequence TTGCCTACGCACGGATCAATGACTAAGGCTGGCAAGGTTAGGAAGGCGACGCCCAAGATAGAGCCCAAGCACAAGAAGAACCAGCCGCCAAGGATTAAAAATAAGGTGGAGTTCGTCAGGAGGGTGCTTAAGGCCGCCCAGCAGACGGCCTCCTCAAGGGCAGCGAGCTGA
- the gatD gene encoding Glu-tRNA(Gln) amidotransferase subunit GatD produces MAAKKLVEASARPGDVVEVARSDGSRLMGTLMPKSEFSAPDIVVLKLDNGYNVGIRIDEGAKVRVVEGGSLTTHPGEPVSLSEEEVRPPAERVFVLGTGGTIASRVDYETGAVNPYMDSKELAASVPEMFKYATVDSVQFMSIFSEDMTPRNWQAIAEEVARYFEKGYSGVVVAHGTDTMAYTAAALSFVFHRGLPGPVALVGAQRSSDRPSSDAAFNLTSAVLVASRAPFGEVCVVMHGETGDSYALAHRGTKVRKMHTSRRDAFQSVNDVPLAKVWPYEGKIEMLKEDYRRRSRELRPENGFDDKVALIKFFPGMTSDLIDFLVDRGYHGIVIEGTGFGHVANALIPSVQRAVEEGIPVVITSQTLFGRVNLNVYSTGRRMLQAGVIPAEDMLPETAYVKLSWALHRTRDLGEVRRLMLTNLAGEINPRHELKLFPRWYHDRE; encoded by the coding sequence ATAGCAGCGAAGAAGCTGGTTGAGGCCTCAGCGAGGCCAGGAGATGTAGTTGAGGTCGCAAGGTCCGACGGGTCCAGGCTTATGGGAACCCTGATGCCCAAGAGCGAGTTCTCCGCGCCTGACATAGTGGTGCTTAAGCTTGACAATGGCTATAACGTGGGCATAAGAATTGACGAAGGCGCCAAGGTCAGAGTTGTCGAGGGAGGGTCGCTGACGACCCATCCAGGCGAGCCGGTGAGCCTCTCTGAGGAGGAGGTCAGGCCCCCCGCTGAAAGGGTCTTTGTGCTGGGCACCGGCGGCACTATAGCGAGCAGGGTTGACTATGAGACTGGGGCGGTGAACCCGTACATGGACTCCAAGGAACTGGCGGCATCCGTGCCTGAGATGTTTAAGTACGCCACCGTTGACTCTGTTCAGTTCATGTCTATATTCAGCGAGGACATGACTCCAAGGAACTGGCAAGCCATAGCCGAGGAGGTCGCCAGGTACTTTGAGAAGGGGTACTCCGGCGTAGTAGTAGCGCATGGAACAGACACCATGGCATACACGGCGGCAGCCCTTTCGTTTGTCTTTCACAGGGGGCTGCCAGGGCCTGTGGCGTTAGTTGGAGCCCAGAGGAGCAGCGACAGGCCCAGCAGCGACGCAGCGTTCAATCTTACGTCGGCCGTCCTCGTGGCGTCAAGGGCGCCCTTCGGGGAGGTGTGCGTGGTGATGCACGGCGAGACCGGCGACTCGTACGCGTTGGCCCACAGGGGGACAAAGGTGAGGAAGATGCACACGAGCAGGAGGGACGCCTTCCAGTCTGTAAATGACGTGCCCCTTGCCAAGGTGTGGCCCTACGAGGGTAAGATAGAGATGCTCAAGGAGGACTACAGGCGCAGGTCGAGGGAGCTCAGGCCTGAGAACGGCTTCGACGACAAGGTAGCGCTAATAAAGTTCTTCCCAGGCATGACGAGCGACCTGATAGACTTCCTTGTGGACAGGGGCTACCATGGAATAGTGATAGAGGGCACGGGCTTCGGCCACGTAGCCAACGCGCTCATACCCTCCGTGCAGAGGGCCGTGGAGGAGGGAATACCTGTTGTTATAACTAGCCAGACGCTCTTCGGCAGGGTTAACCTTAACGTCTATAGCACGGGAAGGCGCATGCTCCAGGCCGGAGTCATACCCGCGGAGGACATGCTGCCGGAGACCGCCTACGTAAAGCTTTCCTGGGCGCTTCACAGAACCAGGGACCTGGGAGAGGTCAGGAGGCTGATGTTGACCAACTTGGCCGGCGAGATAAATCCGAGACATGAACTTAAGCTGTTCCCGAGGTGGTACCATGACAGGGAATGA
- a CDS encoding Glu/Leu/Phe/Val family dehydrogenase, which yields MAVRLDPYEEAKKQLEVTASILGLSKEVYDMLATPERIVQVKIPVVMRDGSVKVFIGWRVQHNSALGPYKGGVRYSPETNLSEVMALAMWMTWKNSLAGLPYGGAKGGIQVDPFQLNQYELMQLSKNYFSAISPFVGVDLDIPAPDVNTNPQTMAWFLDAYESRTGLKQLGVVTGKPLELGGLETRIYSTGLGVATVAQAAAKKLWGGIEGRTVAIQGFGNVGYYTAKFLKEMGAKVVAISDIKGGIYNSKGFDPDAVREYITKKGSGFVIDYPDVERKITNDELLTSNVDILVPAAVENVINASNANNVKAKLIVEGANGPTSPEAEQILVKKQVVIVPDILANSGGVVMSHIEWVNNRMGGWITEEEAKNKLMQKMTDNFNAVWNYWEQKLGGLGGAYSMRTAAQAIAVDKVVRAMKLRGWI from the coding sequence TTGGCCGTAAGGCTTGACCCTTATGAAGAAGCCAAGAAGCAGCTGGAGGTCACGGCCAGCATACTGGGCCTGAGCAAGGAAGTCTACGACATGCTGGCCACGCCCGAAAGAATTGTACAGGTCAAGATACCTGTGGTCATGAGGGACGGGAGCGTCAAGGTCTTCATAGGCTGGAGGGTTCAGCACAACAGCGCCCTTGGCCCCTACAAGGGAGGGGTCAGGTACAGCCCTGAGACCAACCTGAGCGAGGTAATGGCTCTGGCCATGTGGATGACCTGGAAGAACTCGCTGGCAGGTCTCCCCTACGGAGGCGCTAAGGGCGGTATACAGGTTGACCCATTCCAGCTTAACCAGTATGAGCTCATGCAGCTCTCTAAGAACTACTTCTCAGCAATATCACCCTTTGTGGGCGTCGACCTTGACATACCTGCCCCGGACGTTAACACCAACCCCCAGACCATGGCCTGGTTCCTGGACGCCTATGAGTCAAGGACTGGGCTGAAGCAGCTGGGCGTCGTTACTGGTAAGCCCCTGGAGCTCGGGGGCCTTGAGACCAGGATATACTCGACGGGCCTCGGCGTGGCCACCGTTGCCCAGGCCGCGGCTAAGAAGCTCTGGGGTGGCATAGAGGGCAGGACCGTTGCCATACAGGGGTTCGGCAACGTGGGCTACTACACTGCCAAGTTCCTCAAGGAGATGGGCGCAAAGGTAGTTGCGATATCAGACATAAAGGGAGGCATATATAACAGCAAGGGCTTTGACCCTGACGCGGTCAGGGAGTACATAACTAAGAAGGGCTCCGGCTTTGTCATTGACTACCCTGACGTTGAGAGGAAGATTACCAATGACGAACTGCTGACAAGCAACGTTGACATACTGGTCCCTGCTGCCGTGGAGAACGTCATAAATGCGAGTAACGCAAACAACGTAAAGGCCAAGCTCATAGTCGAGGGAGCCAACGGGCCAACGTCGCCTGAGGCGGAGCAGATACTTGTTAAGAAGCAGGTCGTCATAGTGCCTGACATACTGGCCAACTCAGGAGGAGTAGTGATGAGCCACATAGAGTGGGTCAACAACAGGATGGGTGGGTGGATAACTGAGGAGGAGGCCAAGAACAAGCTGATGCAGAAGATGACTGACAACTTTAACGCGGTCTGGAACTACTGGGAGCAGAAGCTCGGAGGCCTCGGAGGGGCCTACAGCATGAGGACGGCCGCGCAGGCCATAGCTGTTGACAAGGTCGTAAGGGCTATGAAGCTGAGGGGCTGGATCTAA
- the gatE gene encoding Glu-tRNA(Gln) amidotransferase subunit GatE: protein MTGNEELDYEALGLKVGLEIHQQLKTRTKLFCSCPAELTEENAPESFTRRLRPTRSETGDVDIAALFEYRKGRVYRYEAPRGHYCLVESDEEPPHPINRDAVAIAIAIAKALGSTIVDEVHVMRKIVIDGSNTSGFQRTAIVALGGKITVNGKDYGIQTIVVEEDAARKVGENGPETSYRLDRLGIPLIEISTAPDMHTPSEARDVALAIGMLLRMTGAVRRGLGTIRQDLNVSIAGGAKTEIKGVQTLELIDKIVKYEVMRQVNLLKIRDEMVRRGITKELIRMEPVDVTDVFRSTKSKVIAKAISEGGRVLAIKLPRMKGLLGTYVQPGRRFGTEIADYVRFWANVQGLFHSDELPNYGITQEEVNAVHKALGADPGVDAFAMVAEREDRALRALSVIVDRVRQALDGVPEETRAANEDGTTKYMRPRPGRERMYPETDIPPLRVTPDILAEAEKLVPEPPEAKVRRFVEKYGMSRELAEKVVSDPRLPIIEEMIYTYGSSVQPTLIASIFVTIMKGLRGKGVDVDSIDESRLESLIRLLADGKIAKEAIEPILTKMSEDPKITAEEAAKQLGLIGMSREEAEAVIDKIIAENMELIKQKGEASFSTLMGKAMGVLRGKVDGKTVSDILRSKLRQLASSS from the coding sequence ATGACAGGGAATGAAGAGCTTGACTACGAGGCGCTGGGGCTCAAGGTAGGCCTTGAGATCCACCAGCAGCTTAAGACGAGGACTAAGCTGTTCTGCAGCTGCCCAGCCGAGCTGACTGAAGAGAACGCCCCCGAGAGCTTTACCAGGAGACTCAGGCCGACCCGCAGCGAGACTGGGGACGTTGACATAGCCGCGCTCTTTGAGTACAGGAAAGGTAGGGTCTACAGGTACGAGGCGCCTAGGGGGCACTACTGCCTGGTCGAGTCTGACGAGGAGCCGCCACACCCGATAAACAGGGATGCGGTGGCCATAGCTATAGCCATCGCTAAGGCGCTCGGGTCAACCATTGTGGACGAAGTCCACGTCATGAGAAAGATAGTGATAGATGGCAGTAACACGAGCGGCTTCCAGAGGACTGCAATAGTGGCGCTGGGAGGCAAGATAACTGTCAATGGTAAGGACTACGGCATACAGACTATAGTCGTCGAGGAGGACGCCGCCAGGAAGGTCGGCGAGAACGGGCCTGAGACATCATACAGGCTTGACAGGCTCGGGATACCGCTCATAGAGATCTCCACGGCCCCTGACATGCACACGCCCTCTGAGGCCAGGGACGTGGCCCTCGCTATAGGCATGCTGCTCCGCATGACTGGCGCCGTCAGGAGAGGCCTTGGAACCATAAGGCAGGACCTTAACGTCAGTATAGCGGGAGGCGCCAAGACCGAGATCAAGGGAGTTCAGACCCTGGAGCTCATAGACAAGATAGTCAAGTATGAGGTCATGAGGCAGGTCAACCTGCTCAAGATAAGGGATGAAATGGTAAGGAGGGGCATAACTAAGGAGCTCATAAGGATGGAGCCAGTGGACGTGACTGACGTATTCAGGAGCACCAAGAGCAAGGTGATTGCCAAGGCCATAAGCGAGGGCGGCCGCGTCCTGGCTATAAAGCTTCCCAGGATGAAGGGCCTGCTCGGCACCTACGTACAGCCCGGCAGGAGGTTTGGCACAGAGATAGCGGACTACGTCAGGTTCTGGGCCAACGTGCAGGGCCTGTTCCACAGCGACGAGCTGCCCAACTACGGCATAACGCAGGAGGAGGTTAACGCCGTCCACAAGGCCCTGGGGGCTGACCCAGGCGTAGACGCCTTCGCCATGGTGGCGGAGAGGGAGGACAGGGCGCTCAGGGCCCTCTCCGTTATAGTGGACAGGGTCAGGCAGGCGCTCGACGGCGTCCCAGAGGAGACCAGGGCAGCCAACGAGGACGGCACAACTAAATACATGAGGCCAAGGCCTGGCAGGGAGAGGATGTATCCCGAGACGGACATACCTCCGCTGAGGGTGACGCCTGACATACTGGCTGAGGCCGAGAAGCTGGTGCCGGAGCCCCCCGAGGCCAAGGTGAGGCGCTTCGTTGAAAAGTACGGCATGAGTAGGGAGCTTGCGGAGAAGGTGGTCTCAGACCCCAGGCTGCCTATAATAGAGGAGATGATATACACCTATGGCTCCTCGGTGCAGCCAACGCTGATAGCCTCGATATTCGTAACCATAATGAAGGGCCTGAGGGGCAAGGGCGTTGACGTGGACTCCATAGACGAGAGCAGGCTTGAGAGCCTCATAAGGCTCCTAGCTGACGGCAAGATAGCCAAGGAAGCCATCGAGCCCATACTTACTAAGATGTCTGAGGACCCCAAGATAACGGCTGAGGAGGCGGCTAAGCAGCTAGGACTCATTGGCATGAGCAGGGAGGAGGCCGAGGCCGTGATAGACAAGATAATTGCTGAGAACATGGAGCTCATAAAGCAGAAGGGCGAGGCCTCATTCAGCACGCTGATGGGTAAAGCCATGGGGGTCCTCAGGGGTAAAGTAGACGGTAAGACCGTTTCAGATATTCTGAGGTCAAAGCTAAGGCAGCTGGCCTCCTCGAGCTAA
- a CDS encoding SnoRNA-binding protein (functions along with aFIB and aL7a; guides 2'-O-methylation of ribose to specific sites in RNAs) — MKGLKIYIVDTIAGSYAVDESGKELAFEPLPKSFDDLVAEAIKISRGELSEAFIKLADKVKQLSPEEVIVESEEEAKYLNQQGLRATVSEGNQVALSVRSRIPQLLIESELIKSDSEAPAFELNVAFEFTRRGLMGAAKKRDLLAAHSIRTIDDIDKTVNLFVNRLREWYSVNFPELNDIVEDHRLYVKLVAELGDRENFTEDRLKDLRVPPQLAEKIASAAKRSIGADLSEHDLEAIKTFAGIILQLYDLRDQLEGYVNRVMKEVAPNITELVGPLLGARLISLAGGLDRLATMPASTIQVLGAEKALFRALRTGGRPPKHGIIFQYPEIFRAPKWQRGKIARALAAKLAIAAKVDAFSGRFIGDRLNSELQQRIAEIKKVYASPPKRKEAPQAPQRGQRPPRRHGRGGRGGKGRR, encoded by the coding sequence GTGAAGGGGTTGAAGATTTACATCGTTGACACTATAGCGGGTAGCTATGCAGTTGACGAGAGCGGCAAGGAGCTGGCCTTTGAGCCTCTGCCAAAGTCTTTTGACGACCTGGTGGCCGAGGCCATTAAAATATCTAGGGGGGAGCTGAGCGAAGCCTTCATCAAGCTTGCCGACAAGGTTAAGCAGCTCAGCCCCGAGGAGGTGATAGTGGAGAGCGAGGAGGAGGCCAAGTACCTGAACCAGCAGGGGCTTAGAGCTACTGTCAGCGAGGGCAACCAGGTAGCCCTGTCCGTGAGGTCCAGAATTCCCCAGCTCCTGATAGAGTCAGAACTCATAAAGAGCGACTCGGAGGCCCCCGCCTTTGAGCTCAACGTGGCCTTCGAGTTCACAAGAAGGGGCCTCATGGGGGCGGCCAAGAAGCGTGACCTTCTGGCAGCCCACTCCATAAGGACCATAGATGACATAGATAAGACCGTGAACTTGTTTGTAAACAGGCTGAGGGAGTGGTACAGCGTCAACTTCCCTGAACTTAATGACATAGTGGAAGATCACAGGCTCTACGTCAAGCTCGTCGCTGAACTGGGCGACAGGGAGAACTTCACAGAGGACAGGCTGAAGGACCTTCGCGTCCCACCCCAGCTGGCCGAGAAGATAGCCAGCGCCGCGAAGAGGAGCATAGGGGCTGACCTCTCAGAGCACGACTTGGAGGCAATAAAGACCTTCGCAGGCATCATACTTCAGCTCTACGACCTTAGGGATCAGCTGGAAGGCTACGTGAACAGGGTAATGAAGGAGGTGGCCCCGAACATAACGGAGCTGGTAGGGCCCCTGCTCGGCGCTAGGCTAATAAGCCTTGCAGGGGGCCTTGACAGGCTAGCCACGATGCCGGCCAGCACTATCCAGGTTTTAGGCGCAGAGAAGGCCCTCTTTAGGGCCCTTAGGACTGGCGGCAGGCCGCCAAAGCATGGGATAATATTCCAGTACCCGGAGATATTCAGGGCCCCAAAGTGGCAGAGGGGTAAGATAGCCAGGGCCCTAGCTGCAAAGCTCGCAATAGCCGCTAAGGTTGATGCCTTCAGCGGAAGGTTCATAGGGGACAGGCTTAACTCTGAGCTTCAGCAGAGGATAGCTGAGAT
- a CDS encoding GTPase, with protein MPDPAAIAKRIHVPSYSEVLQRIKNRYPHNVNAYERERRSLDLVKDVIVGKTEPVMQLRSLLRGLHPFYLRLLSISFDMEQVNRDIECVVKARTVAQRMWQSYRYRLLAAESEGEARAIGREARGRMMSQLKKCSHGLERLREVVKFLAGLPGIDVSKQIVIVSGPPNAGKSTFLSSVSRARPEIAPYPFTTKNVIVGHANVDGVEVQVIDTPGLLDRDPSQMNEVELRAVAALQELPGPVLYLVDPTPEAPLDLESQVSLLSRIRAMLGGSRRVLVVINKVDAVDSNRLNLVESTLLKSGITEHMKISALDKEACLEALRAVLKPKP; from the coding sequence TTGCCGGATCCGGCAGCCATAGCTAAGAGGATACACGTGCCCTCTTACAGCGAAGTGCTGCAGAGAATTAAGAACAGGTACCCCCATAACGTCAACGCCTACGAGAGGGAAAGGAGGTCCCTGGACCTGGTTAAAGACGTGATAGTGGGCAAGACGGAGCCTGTGATGCAGCTAAGGTCGCTGCTCAGGGGGCTCCACCCGTTCTACTTGAGGCTCCTCAGTATAAGCTTTGACATGGAACAGGTCAACAGGGATATAGAGTGCGTCGTGAAGGCCAGGACGGTGGCCCAGAGAATGTGGCAGAGCTACAGGTACAGGCTGCTCGCCGCCGAAAGCGAAGGCGAGGCGAGGGCCATAGGCAGGGAAGCCCGGGGAAGGATGATGTCTCAGCTTAAGAAGTGCTCCCACGGCCTTGAGAGGCTCAGGGAGGTAGTCAAGTTCCTCGCTGGACTGCCTGGCATAGACGTGAGCAAACAGATAGTTATAGTGTCTGGACCTCCTAACGCGGGCAAGTCCACGTTCCTGTCGTCGGTATCAAGGGCAAGGCCTGAGATAGCCCCCTACCCATTCACAACTAAGAACGTTATAGTGGGGCACGCTAACGTTGATGGAGTCGAAGTGCAAGTAATTGACACCCCAGGGCTACTTGACAGGGATCCCTCTCAGATGAACGAAGTCGAGCTGAGGGCGGTGGCGGCTCTCCAGGAGCTTCCAGGGCCTGTCCTCTACCTCGTGGACCCGACGCCGGAGGCCCCCCTGGACCTTGAGTCCCAGGTTAGCCTCCTCTCCAGAATTAGGGCGATGTTAGGCGGTAGCCGTAGGGTCCTTGTGGTAATTAACAAGGTGGACGCAGTTGATTCCAACAGGCTTAACCTAGTGGAGAGCACCCTCCTGAAGTCTGGCATCACAGAGCACATGAAGATTTCAGCGCTGGATAAGGAGGCGTGCCTTGAGGCCCTTAGAGCGGTTCTGAAACCTAAACCATAG